In one Hoplias malabaricus isolate fHopMal1 chromosome X1, fHopMal1.hap1, whole genome shotgun sequence genomic region, the following are encoded:
- the LOC136676015 gene encoding NPC intracellular cholesterol transporter 1-like, translated as MPLSRRKSLSFGLLALPIVFIIFFSQTRRAQAQHCIWYGECGNSKIPDRPYNCYYTGPPKPLAEEGQELLNELCPGLVYGSQSVCCDTQQLKTLKHSIQIPLQYLSRCPACFFNFITLFCELTCSPHQSLFLNVTEITPYPGHNSSNVHRLTYYINQTFANSMFNSCKDVQAPSSSQKALDILCGKEVSQCSPNGWIEYMFNIENGQIPFSIDPVFSGTPGMIPMNNQTFGCTESLDDGSGPCSCQDCSEACGPKPVPPPIPPPWIIMGLDAMSVIMWISYMGFLFIFITALLGAWCYKKRAITSEYGPIQDSNQPLSLNDDSVEMSGQATCCESLGERFENALRLLFSMWGSFCVRQPVLVILSSVLLVVACSSGLIYMKVTTDPVDLWSAPGSQARQEKDYFDQNFGPFFRTEQLIITTPWTDRFKLVTATSEMLFAPIFNISLLHQILDLQTDIENLEADYKGQKVTLKDICSSPLAPYNNNCTILSMLNYFQNSHEVLNHSLADDFMVYADYHTHFLYCVSFPVALDDMNIFHDPCMGTFGGPVFPWLVLGGYEGEAYQNATALVITFPVNNYLNDTDKLGKALAWEKEFISFMKNYSNPNLTISFNSERSIEDEIDRESNSDIATIIISYVIMFVYVSLALGHIHSFRRLLVDSKISLGIAGILIVLSSVTSSLGIFSYAGVPLTLIVIEVIPFLVLAVGVDNIFIIVQTFQRDVRMQHEELHQQIGRILGDVAPSMFLSSISETVAFFLGSLSNMPAVKTFSCFAALAVFIDFLLQISCFVSLLGLDIKRQERNRLDILCCVQLSEGQEQKTEGVLFRFFKKVYAPSLLKEWVRPLVVAVFVGMMSFSIAVTDKIEIGLDQRLSMPDDSYVLEYFGNLTEYLHTGPPVYFVVQDGHDYRTSSGQNQLCGGVGCNNNSLVQQIYTASLMSNYSKISTTPSSWLDDYFDWVKPQSSCCRYYNDTGAFCNASVVDPTCVHCRPVTPSGKLRPNGTDFMRFLPMFLSDNPNIHCGKGGHAAYSTAVVLKDNNTNVGATYFMSYHTILKTSSDSINAMKIARELADNITVSMGLENKTYHVFPYSVFYVFYEQYLTIAYDTALNLSVSLAAIFVVSTVLLGFELWSALLVSLTIAMILINMFGVMWLWGISLNAVSLVNLVMSCGISVEFCSHIVRAFSISTKSSRVERAEEALAHMGSSVFSGITLTKFGGILILALSKSQIFQVFYFRMYLAIVLLGAAHGLIFLPVLLSYAGPSVNKAKVIAARKRFAGTEREHLLNY; from the exons GCCCAGGCACAGCATTGTATCTGGTATGGAGAGTGCGGCAATTCCAAGATACCAGATAGGCCTTATAACTGTTACTACACAGGCCCTCCCAAACCTTTAGCTGAGGAGGGACAGGAACTCTTAAAT GAGCTCTGTCCAGGTTTGGTTTATGGTAGCCAGAGTGTCTGCTGTGACACCCAGCaactaaaaacattaaaacacagcatccaGATTCCTCTGCAGTATCTGTCTAG GTGCCCAGCATGTTTCTTCAACTTTATTACACTGTTCTGCGAGCTCACCTGCAGCCCTCATCAGAGCTTGTTCCTCAACGTCACAGAAATCACCCCTTATCCCGGCCATAACAGCAGCAATGTGCATAGGCTGACTTACTACATCAACCAGACATTTGCCAACT ctATGTTCAATTCCTGCAAAGATGTGCAGGCTCCCTCCAGCAGTCAGAAGGCACTTGATATACTGTGTGGGAAAGAAGTCAGTCAATGCTCCCCCAATGGCTGGATTGAATACATGTTTAACATTGAAAACGGCCAGATCCCCTTTTCCATTGACCCTGTATTTTCAG GCACTCCAGGCATGATCCCAATGAATAATCAGACATTTGGTTGCACAGAGTCTTTGGATGATGGCTCAGGTCCTTGCTCGTGCCAGGACTGCAGTGAAGCCTGTGGTCCTAAACCTGTTCCTCCTCCTATTCCGCCTCCCTGGATCATCATGGGCCTGGACGCCatgagtgttataatgtggATCTCCTACATGGgctttctcttcatcttcatcacagCTCTGCTTGGAGCATGGTGCTATAA AAAGCGGGCCATCACCTCAGAATATGGACCCATTCAAGACAGCAACCAGCCCCTGTCGCTGAATGACGATTCTGTAGAAATGTCTG GTCAGGCGACCTGTTGTGAGTCCCTGGGAGAGCGTTTTGAGAATGCCCTCCGTCTCCTGTTCAGCATGTGGGGTTCATTCTGCGTGCGGCAGCCTGTGCTGGTGATTCTGTCCAGCGTGTTGTTGGTGGTCGCCTGCTCCTCTGGTCTCATCTACATGAAGGTCACCACAGACCCTGTAGACCTGTGGTCAGCCCCCGGCAGCCAGGCTCGGCAGGAGAAGGACTATTTTGACCAGAATTTTGGCCCATTCTTTCGCACGGAGCAGCTCATAATCACCACACCCTGGACAGACAGGTTTAAGTTGGTGACCGCTACATCAGAAATGTTATTTGCACCAATATTCAACATTTCTTTACTTCATCAG ATTCTGGATCTTCAGACTGATATTGAGAACCTAGAGGCAGACTATAAAGGGCAGAAGGTGACATTGAAGGACATCTGTTCATCTCCTCTGGCTCCTTATAACAACAACTGCACCATTTTGAGCATGCTCAATTACTTCCAGAACAGCCATGAAGTATTGAATCATTCTTTAGCAGATGACTTCATGGTATATGCTGATTACCACACTCACTTCTTGTACTGTGTAAG TTTCCCTGTAGCCCTTGATGATATGAATATATTCCATGACCCTTGTATGGGGACTTTTGGAGGCCCAGTTTTCCCCTGGCTGGTCCTTGGAGGCTATGAAG GCGAAGCCTACCAAAACGCCACTGCCCTTGTGATCACCTTCCCTGTCAACAACTACCTCAATGACACTGACAAGTTGGGTAAAGCCCTTGCTTGGGAGAAAGA GTTCATCAGCTTTATGAAGAACTATAGCAACCCTAACCTTACCATCTCCTTCAACTCAGAACGGAGCATCGAGGATGAGATTGATCGTGAAAGCAACAGTGACATTGCCACCATCATCATTAGCTATGTCATCATGTTTGTCTACGTCTCTCTGGCACTGGGCCACATCCACAGTTTCCGCAGACTACTG GTGGATTCCAAAATAAGTCTGGGCATAGCAGGCATCCTGATTGTTCTGAGTTCAGTGACCAGCTCTTTAGGGATCTTCAGCTATGCTGGTGTTCCCCTCACCCTCATCGTCATCGAGGTCATCCCCTTCCTCGTGCTGGCCGTAGGCGTGGACAACATCTTCATCATTGTGCAGACCTTTCAA AGAGATGTACGAATGCAACATGAGGAGCTGCACCAACAAATAGGCCGTATCCTTGGAGATGTGGCTCCCAGCATGTTCCTCTCTTCCATCTCTGAGACTGTGGCCTTCTTTTTGG GTTCTCTGTCTAACATGCCAGCTGTGAAGACATTCTCATGCTTTGCTGCCTTGGCCGTCTTCATTGATTTCTTGTTGCAGATCAGCTGTTTTGTCTCTCTGCTTGGTCTCGACATTAAGAGGCAGGAG AGAAACCGCCTGGAcattctgtgctgtgttcaatTGTCCGAGGGCCAGGAACAAAAGACTGAAGGTGTTCTCTTCCGTTTCTTCAAGAAAGTCTATGCGCCGTCCCTTCTGAAGGAATGGGTACGCCCCCTTGTG GTTGCTGTGTTTGTTGGGATGATGTCTTTCAGCATTGCAGTCACTGACAAAATAGAAATTGGACTGGACCAAAGACTCTCCATGCCTGAC GACTCCTATGTTTTGGAGTACTTTGGGAATCTGACTGAGTACCTGCACACTGGGCCTCCGGTCTACTTTGTGGTGCAGGATGGACATGATTACCGTACTTCATCTGGACAGAACCAGCTGTGTGGAGGGGTGGGCTGCAACAACAATTCTCTGGTCCAGCAAATCTACACAGCCTCCCTCATGAGCAACTA ttctaaGATCAGCACCACGCCCTCTTCCTGGTTGGATGACTACTTTGACTGGGTAAAGCCTCAGTCGTCCTGTTGTCGGTACTACAACGATACCGGAGCCTTCTGTAATGCTTCAG TGGTGGATCCGACCTGTGTGCACTGCAGGCCAGTGACTCCCAGTGGAAAACTGAGACCTAATGGCACAGACTTTATGAGGTTTCTTCCCATGTTCTTGTCTGACAACCCCAACATACACTGTGGAAAAGG AGGTCATGCCGCATATAGTACTGCTGTGGTACTTAAGGACAACAACACCAACGTGGGGGCTACATACTTCATGAGCTACCACACCATCCTAAAGACTTCTTCAGACAGCATCAATGCCATGAAGATTGCTCGCGAACTGGCCGACAACATCACTGTGTCCATGGGCTTGGAGAACAAAACCTACCATGTCTTCCCTTACAG TGTGTTCTATGTGTTCTATGAGCAGTATCTCACCATCGCCTATGACACAGCCCTGAACCTCTCAGTATCTCTGGCTGCTATCTTTGTGGTCAGCACAGTGCTCTTGGGCTTCGAGCTGTGGTCAGCTTTGCTGGTCTCGCTGACCATCGCCATGATCTTGATCAACATGTTTGGAGTCATGTGGCTGTGGGGTATCAGCCTTAATGCTGTGTCACTTGTAAACCTGGTCATG AGCTGTGGTATATCAGTCGAGTTCTGCAGTCACATTGTGAGAGCATTCTCAATCAGTACAAAGAGCTCTCGGGTGGAGAGAGCAGAGGAAGCTCTGGCGCACATGGGCAGCTCT GTTTTCAGTGGCATCACACTAACTAAGTTTGGTGGGATCCTAATCTTGGCGCTCTCAAAGTCCCAGATCTTCCAGGTCTTCTACTTCCGCATGTATCTAGCCATTGTGCTTCTGGGAGCAGCTCATGGCCTCATCTTTCTGCCTGTTCTTCTTAGCTATGCAG GCCCCTCGGTGAATAAAGCCAAAGTTATAGCTGCAAGGAAAAGATTCGCCGGAACAGAACGTGAGCACCTACTTAATTACTGA